Genomic DNA from Thermotoga petrophila RKU-1:
AGGATTCCCTTTCCTAGTGAGCCACACAAAGAGAAGAACGATGGGAGGTATCAAAAAGATCAAAACGGAAGAGAGCTTCGCATTGATAGACACCGCCATGACAATTCCACCTACAAAGAGAAGAGGCGCTCTGACAACGATCCTGAGAAGCATCATCACCAAGTTTTGAAGCTGCGTGACGTCGTTGGTGAGACGCGTTATCAAAGATGAAGTGTGGAATCTGTTCACATTGGAAATAGAAAAACTCAGAACTTTTCTGAAGAGATCTCGCCTCAAGTCGGCTCCAAAGTTCTGACTGGCGTAGCTCGCAAAGACCGTGCAGCCTATTCCTCCCACCGCACCTATCAGTGCCACTATCAACATGAGGATCCCTGTTTTCAAAACCAGAGAAAAGTCTCCACGCGCGATTCCTTCGTCGACGATACGTGCCAAAAGAGTGGGTTGTGAAAGATCACATATCACTTCTACAACCATGAAAAGCGGTGCGAGAACGGCGAATAGCCAGTAAGGTTTTAAATATCTGGCGAGTGTTTTCATTTCGAGTTTTTCCCTCCGTAGATGATGTTGTATACGTTCCTTTCAAAGTCTTCCGTGGCGTGTTTTAATTTCTTCTTTTGTTCCGGTGTGAGATCTTTCGCGTTTTTGAAAATCACATCCACTACATTTCTCAAGGAAAGACCACAAATTTCAGAAAAGACTCTGAATCTCTCTGCGAAATCCAGTGCCTTCTTGATTTCCTCTTTGTGTTCTTCCAGGTACTTTCTCCCCTTATCAGTCAAACGGTAAACCTTTCTTTTCCCCTCGTTGTATGTTTCGATGTATTTCTGCTTCCTGAGGGAAGAGAGTATCGGGTAGAGCGCACCAGGACTCGGAGGCTCTGCCCCTATTATCTGGGAGATCTTCTTCATTATGTAGTACCCATGAGAGGGTTGTTGAGAAATTATGTGAAGAACCAGAAATTTCAGATGCCCTTTCGTATCTCTCATACTGTCACCAGATATATCTATAGAGTTATGATTTTCAACAAGAATTATACCGGATTTCTGGAATATCTCAAAACACCATTTCGGAAAAATTCTTGAGGATCTTCATCTCATCAAAGACATCCAAGATGGTGAACCTGTCCCTTATGGTGTTTGCGAGACGTACAACTCTTGACAGAAAGTCTTTGCTGTAACTGTTGATCACTGAGTTCACATCTATAGTCTCAAGAGTTCTTTTGAGATGGGGGAAAAACTCCCAGTAAATATCCTCCAATGGTTCTCCGACTATATCTGCTTCGATTTTTGGGAATTTCTTCTCAGCGTATGTTTTTAAAAATTCTTCTACTTTTCTTTCTTCGAAGAGCTCAAGAAGTTCTTTCCTTCTTTCCTCAATGGAGTAGTCTTTTAGAGGTATCTCTTTCTTCTCTACAAGTGCCTCGTACGCCTTCATCGAAACAAAAACTCCTATCATCACTGTCAAGCCATGGAAAGGAGGCATCTCCCCTTTTTCTTCGTGAAACATCTCTATCAGATGGGAAACCATGTGTTCTGCACCGGACGCCGGCCTTGAATTTCCCATGATGACCATGTTGATTCCTGAAACAAGATGGGCCTCTATGAGTGTTTTGATAGCACTTCTTTCTCTGTTGAGAATGTCCTTTGACTTCAAAAGAATTTCTTTCAACAGATCTTTCATGTCGTTCCAGACGAAATCACAAATGTTCTCACCCGTCACAACATGTGAGAGAATCCAGTCCATTCTCGCGGGAATCTTGGCAACGATGTCTCCTACACCAGCCCTCAAAAGATCCATTGGTGCATTTCTCAACACCTCAATGTCTAAAAGAATCTTCCCGGGAGGAATCGCTTTGAATGTCTTTTTCACACCGTTCACCAAGATAGGTGCCACGGTGGAAGTGTAAGCGTCCACAGAAGGCGCTGTGGGAACACACGAGAAACGCTTTCCTGAAAGATATGCCGCGTATCTTGCTATGTCTGTGAGACTACCAGATCCAATCGATACGATCTCTGGAAAATTTCCAGATGCTTTCATTACTTTCTCAATGTTTTCCATCGTCGCAAGGGGTCTTCTCTCGTTGAAAACGAAGGACCGCTTCCCGGGTAGATTCACCAGGGAAGCGGTGTTCAGGTCTGCTATGAAAAACGCATCTGGAAAAATATCAGGTGCTTCTCTTATGGATGCCTCCAGGATTTCTATATCTGGAACCTCATGAGTTTTCCCGCAACTGCACTCGAAAGTTTTCCCTAGGATATTCTTCATTTTTCACAACCTCGCCATCAGGTCTTTTGTTCTTTCATAGAGTTCTCTGTACACTTCGTAGTACCTGTCGTAAATCTTCTTGTTCTCGAGATCTGGTTCCACGGGATCTCTGTATTTCACCCACTCTTTTATTCTCTCGGGCTTGTCTATAACACCTGTTCCGAGTCCTGCAAGGAACGCATCTCCGTAAGGAGCCTCCACAAGGCTTGCGACCTGTCTCATTTTGAATCCTGTGACATCCGCAAATATTTTAACCCATACGGAAGATTTCGAAACACCACCAACGATCCAGCACTCGTCGTTCAGTTTCAAACCGGCTTTCAAGCCTTCTTCCATGTTGTGTCTCAGGGCATACGCTCCTCCTTCCATCAGTGCCCTGTAGAGGTGTGCTCTTTTGTGATAGAGAGTGACTCCAAAGAACACACCCCTTGCGGTAGGATCCCATATCGGAGATCTCTCACCCATGAAATACGGAAGAACGATGATGCCCTCGCTTCCAGCAGGGATGTTTGCTACCTCTTTGTCAAAGAGCTGGTATGGTGAGATGCCCGTTCTTTCGCCAACGATTGTCTCGCTCTCACCGAACTGTTCTTTAAACCACCTGGCGAGAGCCCCTGTTGTGGCAGACCCTCCAAATGTGTAGATCCTTTCAGTGTCGTAAACCACGTAAGGATAATTCACAAGACCGAAAGCCAGTTTAGAACCATCGTGGACCGTTCCCCAGCAGGTGGAGGTACCCACCATCGCAACGTGCTCTCCTTCTTCAAGTGCACCGGCAGAAAGCTGGGCAACTGGTGCGTCTATTCCCCCGGCTACAACGGGTGTTCCCTCGAGGAGCCCACACAATTCCGAAGCTTCTTTTGTCACCCTTCCAACCACGTCAGAAGACTTCACTATTCTTTCGGGGAGAAACTCAATTGGTATTCCGAGAACATCACACATCTCCTTGGACCAGGTGAGCTTTCTGACGTCAAAAACGCCACCCAGATTTCCAGCAGAAGAATAGTCGATGACAACTTCTCTCGTCATTTGATAGATCACGTAGTCCTTAGGAGTGATGAACTTGTAGATCTTTTTCCAGATCTCTGGTTCGTTGTTTCTGATCCACATGATCTTCGTAAAACCAAAGTACGAATCCACGTAATTTCCCGTGATCTCGAAGAGTTTTTCTTTGGGAACATTCTGTTTCACCCACTCCGTCTCTTTCACCGCTCTTCTGTCCATCCAAATGAGACAGGGTCTGAGAGGCTGCATGTTTTTGTCAACTGGAATGCCCGAACCACCGTAGAGCCCGCTAATAGCAATCCCAGCTATCTCTTTCCTTGATACCCCAGACTTCTCCACCACTTCTTTTACAGTTTCAAAGACCGCTTTAACCCAAACATCAGGCCACTGCTCTGCCCAGTTTGGTTTTGGAGTTATGACTTCGTACTCTCTGAAAGCCTCAGCGAGTACTTCTCCTTTTTCGTTCACGATGACGGATTTCGTACCCTGAGTTCCTATATCACTTCCGATGAGGTACATGTTCCCCCCTCCTCACTTCTGACCGTACTTGGTGTGGTACTGATTGTAGAGACGATCCACCTCGTCAGGTGGTAATGATGTGGGCTCTCCTGCAAGTGTCGCAAAGTACGCTGCCTTTGCTACCTCCTCAAGGAAAATCGCCTTTTTCACCGCATCGTCCACGGAGGTTCCTACGATCATAACACCGTGTTTTCTGAGAAGAACAGCACCGGATTTTCCAATCACTTTCAGGACGGCTTTCCCAATCGCTTCGGATCCTACAGGAGCGTATTCTGTAAGAGGAATCTCCTCTCCGAAAACATCCGCATGTGCCGTGCAAAGAACGGGGATTGATTTTTCGAGAATTGCCCACACCATGGCGAATGTTGAATGAGTGTGAATCACGGATTTTGCCCAGTCGAGGTGTTTGTAGAGATACAGATGTGTGGCTGTATCGACGGAGGGTTTCTTCTCTCCCTCGATCACGTTTCCTTCAAGGTCCACCACGACGAAGTCCTCTGGTTTCAGCTCGGTGTATGGAACACCGGAGGGCTTTATCAGAACATGATCACCGATTCTCACACTCACGTTACCGCTTGTGTAAGCGACAAGACCGTATTTTTCCAACAGAAGATGGGCATTGTATAGCTCTTTCCTTTCTTTTTCGTACATGCTTTTACCTCCTTTATGGGTAAACGTACAGTCAAAATTATCCACACAACAAGGCATCACAGTTCCGTTTTTGTTTTCAAACTTCAACAGAAAATCTATAAACAGTAACCTGTCTGTACTCCTCACCTGGTCTCAAGATGGTGCTTGGAAAGTTTGCATGATTTGGAGAATCGGGGAAGTGCTGTGCTTCAAGACACAAACCTGAGTACGGTCCGTAGTATGTACCGCATTTTCCCTTCACATCGAGGAAGTTTCCCGTGTAGAGTTGAAGACCCGGCTCTGTTGTGTAGACCTCCATCCTTCGACGAGATCTCTTGTCTCTTAGAACAGCTGCAAGCTTCAGCTTTCCATCTTCACCGTTTAAAACGTAGTTTATATCGAAACCTTTTGTTGTAGTGCTTTTCAACGGTTCGATGGCGTCTCTCAGAACTTTGAAAGATCTCAAATCGAACGGTGTGCCTTCAACCGGTGCAATCTCTCCTGTTGGTATGAGGTTATCATCAACGGGGGTGTAGTTATCTGCGTTTATCATAAGCTCGTGATCAAGTATTGAACCATCACCGGCAAGGTTAAAATAGGAATGTTGTGTGAGGTTCACAACGGTGGGTTTATCCGTTGTGGCACGATACTCTACCTTCAGCTCGTTTTCGTTTGTGAGAGTGTAGATAACTGTGAGATCCAGATTGCCAGGATAGCCTTCTTCGCCATCGTGGCTCAAATACTTCAGAACAAGGGAAGGTCCAGTGGGCGTTTTTATGGGAACGGCTTTGAAGACCCTGGTGTAGAATCCCTTCACACCACCGTGGAGCGCGTTTGGACGATCTCCATCGTTCAGGGCAAGCTGATAGGTGACTCCGTCGATCTCGAATCTTCCACCGGCTATTCTGTTCGCGTATCTTCCCACTATCGCCCCGAAGAAGAAGTTCGAGTTCTTTGCTTCGTACTCCTGGAGTGTGTCAAATCCCAAAACAACATCAGAAAGGGTGCCAGAACTGTCTGGCACCCACAATTCTCTCACTATCGCACCATAAGTGATGATCTTTGCCATCATTCCATTTTTGTTTATGAGTGTGTACTGATATACAGGTATTCCCTCAGAAGTTGCTCCGAAGAACTCCTTTTCAATGTGGCTCATCAGATATTCCATTTCTTTCTCCTCCTGGCAACAGTTTTTCTTACTCCAATTCTACCTCAATCACACTGCAAGAGAATGGTTTAAACGTGTGTTCAAATTCGGTGTCAACGGTGATGGTTTCGGAGGTAATATCAACGACGTTCGGATTTTCCATGGTGTTTCTCGCGTTCACGTCCGGACCTGTGAGTGTATAAACGGTGGCTTTTTTCTGTCCCAGACCTTCCACTCTGATTGGAACCTTCAAAGCGTCTTCTTTCCTGTAGTTTACAACAGCGATGAAAAGTTTCTTGCCATCTTCTGAGATGGAAGCGGCGGCATCAAGGAACGGTGCGTTCTCGACAGAGAAAGGCATTTTGTTGATGAACATGACTCCTTCTATGTTGTAAGTCTCCGATTCAACATGGGTCTTGACAAGCTTTTCTCCGGAATGATTCACGATGAGTTCAAAAGCCTTGTAAACGGGTGTGAGAATGAGACCGTCTTTCTCGGTGTGTATAGCTCCAAGGGCGTTTACAAGCTGTGCGAGATTGGCAAGTGGGACTATGTCGCTCATCTTTTGAAGAAGTACAAGCACTCCACATGCAAAGATACCATCTTTGAGATCGTAAGGTTCTTCGAGCTTGTTATCGGACACTCTGTACCATACGTTCCATTCATCAAGGGCGATTTTGACACCTCTCTTTCTAGCAGTATCCACCATATCAATGAGCTTTTTCACTCCGATGAGTCTTTCTTTGAGAAGGTAAACCGTGGAAACTGTTTCGTAGTAATCCTCGGACCCTGTGTAGAAATGGTAGGATATGAAGTCAATCACATCACCTGCTTCTTGAAGAACCCTGAGATTCCATATAGGGTCGTCACAGCCCACGGCGATCGCTTTAATTGTAGGATCGAAAACCTTCATCCATTTCGTGTATTCTTTGGCGGCTCTTGCGTATTCGTCCGCCGTCATGTGGCCTACCTGCCATTCCCCGTACATCTCGTTGCCTATTCCCCAGAACTTTACGTTGTAAGGTTCTGGATGACCGTACTTTCTTCTGAGTTGAGCGTAGTAGGTATTACCCTTTCCATTGCAGTATTCAAGCCAGTGGAGAGCTTCGTCGAGTGTTCCAGTTCCCATGTTTATACTGATGTAAGGTTCTGCTCCTATCTCACGACAGTACTCAATGAATTCGTCCGTTCCAAATCTATTCGTCTCTTCCTGTTGCCAGGCGAGATCGAACCTGACAGGCCTCTGATCTTTGGGACCTATTCCGTCTTCCCAGTGGTAGTTCGACACAAAGTTTCCACCGGGCCATCTCAAGTTCGGAACTTTTATCCTCTTTACAGCCTCCAGAACGTCCTTTCTGAAACCCCTTTCATCGGAGAGCGGAGAACCTTCTTCATAAATTCCGCCGTAGATACACCTTCCCAGATGTTCCGTGAAATGACCGTAGATGTGTCTACTAATCGGCTTGACAACTTTTTTTGGATCAACCACTATCCTGTAGGACATACTCTTTTCCCTCCTCACTTCACAAAAGTTGGTGTTATAGAAATACAGTCTACATTGGGTCCATAAACAGACACATAAGCAGGTGAAACTTCAGTGTTTGGATTTTCAAATCTCAAAGTATGAACACCTTTTTCAAGATAGAGGTACAGAATCCTTGTGGAAAAGCCGTCCATTCCTCCGGTATACCTGAAAAAGAGATCCCTTTCTTCCCCATCGATGATCAATCTACAGTACCTGTCCACCACGTTGAGGTTATAAGCATGAGTCCCCAGCGTTTCCTCGTTACTGTAGCGAATTACGAGAGAGTAATAATTACCTTCAGGTACTTCGAACCGTATTTCAAGAGCATTTTCTTTTCCTCTTCCAATACCAGCGACAAACTTACCGGATGAAGCATACTCAGAATTCTCCACGCGTGTATTTCCTGTTAGTGTACCTTCTTCTGCTTCATAGGTTTTCACGTCCTTTTCCACTTTCTCGAAAGAAATAGAACCCAAAACGATCGCATTATCAGAAGGATTTCTCAGCCTTAATAGATTCACACCTTTTTGAAGAAAAACGGTGAACTGATTGCTCGTTACTTTCTCTCTGGCTACTCTGTTGATTTCTACTTCCAATTCTCTGATTGCATCATTGTTCAGCTTCACAGAATAATAACCATCGTTCTCCACTACCACAAAAAACTCGACTTCATCGTTTCTTTTCAGAGTGATCTTTTCGCTATCGAGAAAACCATCCTTGGTGGTCAGGTAATCACATATCAGGAACTTTTGCTCTTTCGGATAAAGTCTTAACCCCACGCGATCAACACCAACACTCTGAGAACCACTTTCTCTGGATATTTTCACTGTATTCATCCCTTTTTTAAGCCAAACAGGTATTTCAACTTTTCCAACGTAACTTCCAGAGAGCGTAGGAGGAAAAATCACTTCAAAAGTTTCGTCATTTATCTCCAGTTTGTGTTTTACAGACTTAGCATTACCGTTCAGGTACCATATCTCGAGGAGATACAAACTATCTTTTGGTACTTCAACCTTGAAGGAAAGAGCACTCTTAGTATTATCAAGAAACACCACTTTTTCTCCAGAATAAGGTGGATTGTTTCCTCCTCCATGGATCTCTACCGTACAGTTTTCTAAGAAAGCATTTTCAGCCTCTTGTCTCCACTTCCATACAGACTGGTAGATCTGTCTGGAACCTTCATCTTTCCTTACCAGGATAAGATAAGCAGACATTTCACTCAAATTCTGGAGTTTTAAAGAGAATCCTCCATTGAGAACCTCGGTGTAACCTTTTTCCAGAAGATCTGGTGAAATGTAGATACCTGTGTAACCAGACCATTCGATCTCCCAGACTTCGTAATAAACCCTTTCTTTGAATGGAGTGTTCCTGAACGTGAGAGTGAGTTCTTCCTGATCATCTCCTCCCAGGAGAACTTTCAAAGTCTTCGTGTTTCGATCGTACACAGCCAGTGTAGAAATGGAAGTATAACTTGGTGTTGCTGAAACCAGTTCTCCAGACATGTTCACATATTCTCTGAACAACCACCATGCACTATTTGGTACATTCCCTTCTACGAGCCCCGAAAAGTTACCCGCAGCATGCCAGTAAGCAAGGCATCCATCAACCTTCGATTGTTCAAATCTTGCAAGCCATTTCATAAGCCTTCCTGGAACGGATAGTTCTTTTCCAAGGGCATATTCGTTTATACAGATGGGAAGAGATCTGATGCCAAGCTCTTTTTCAATTTTTCGGAAATCCTGGTAATAAGCGTGTCCTGCTTCTGCGTCCATAAGATTCAGTTCATGCCATGTGATCAGATCAGGAAGACAATTCTCTTGGAGACAGAATTCGAAGAATTTCTTCATGAATCTCGAGTTGTAAGTAGTTGTATTCGGACCTGCTATCTTCGCACTCGGTGCTACTTCTTTTATCGTATTGTAGACGGCCTTCCAGGCTGTGAAGAACTCCTTCATCCTTTTAGAGGACCAGAAAAGACCTCCATACCAGATCGCATCAGGTTCATTGAAAGGAACGTAAACAATCTTATCTCTGTACGGTAGCATCTCTAAAATTCGTACAGACTCCCTTACTTTCTCGAGGTAATCATCTGGCACATAATCCCTGTTGTTGTCAGGATTTTTTTCATATGGCCAATTTAGGTAAATATCCTGAAGATAAACCTGGAGGTATTCTCCCCCTGCCTTTACAAAGCTCTCCATGACCCTGAAAGCATCAGCACCGGGATGCTGTAAACCATACGGAGGTTTCTGGTTCACCGTCCTTACCCTTATAGGTACCAGAGAGATGACAGAAGGAACATCGGGTTCGGAAAGGGCATAGTGGGCACCAACCGCTCCAAAGCCAAGGGGCCCATTTGTTCGAGAAAGATCGAAAACGAGTTCATCAGCAAAAACCAGCGTGGAAAAACAAAGTATCAACATCAACCACCTCATTATCTCACCTTCAATCTCAAAACCGTCACTGTGTAAGCTTTAAAGGTGTATTCAAAGGAAGTGTTGAGACCGGTTATTATTCTTTCTTTTGGAACGATCTTTAGTTCATCGAAACTGTTTTCATCCTTTGGGCCACCACTGATGAGAATCTCCTTTCCATTTCCTTCGAGCCCAATTCCCTGAATTTCCAGACGAACGGTCCTATCTTCAGGCCAGGGATTGACAACTTTTATGATCAATTCCTTAGATTTTTCATCGTACGTTACTACATGATAGAGATGTTTGTATCTGTAGCCGAACATCCTGTACTCTTCGTTGGTGAGTTCGGAGTGAATCACCACATCTCCTCTGTTCTCAGCGAAAACTCTCTGGACATAGTAACTCGGTGTACCGAAAACCCTGTATCCATCGAACCAGATCAGATCCGGTACCCACTGAGACCAGCCCACTCTGTTGAAGAGGGGAGCGTAGGAAGCCATTATGACAACATCGGAATTCCTCTCGACTCCTGTAAGAAAAGCTGCTTCAGCGAGTGCTGCCTGCCAGTTGTTTCTCTTTCCATCTGTATGCGCCGCGTACTCTCCAAGCATAACTTTCGGACCGTTTCTGTCATATCTGTTGTATCTATCAGTGTTTGCCAGCATCCATTCCGGTGAGGCATAGATGTGCTCGTCGAAGATTTCCACGTTGTTTTCCCTTGCCCAGCGCCACGCCTGTCTGAAATCGGTTCCTTCGTAGGAAGGCGGTCCGCTGAATATGATCTTTACATCGGGATATCTTTTTTTTATCGCTTCTCTGAACTTTTCGAAATTCTCCCAGTATCTTGGCCCCCAGTTTTCATTACCAACACCAATGTATTTCACGTTGAAGGGTTCTGGATGACCAAGAGACGCTCTGACACCTCCCCAGTACGTGTCTGTTGCATCGTTGGCAAACTCGAGGAAATCTAGAACGTCTTGAATCCATTCTTTGAGCTCTTCTTCGGAAGCGTATTCCGGTGATTCTATCTGGAAAGATATACCAGGATTGAATATAGGAACAGGTTCTGCTTCCAGTCTTTCACAGAGGAGCAAATACTCGTAAAAACCGATACCAAGTGTCTGATAGTATCCCCAGAAATTCCACTTTGTCTTCCTCTGTTCAACTGATCCAATGCTCTCTTTCCATCGGTACGCGTTCTCCAGGGTGTTACCCTGAACCAGACATCCTCCCGGAAACCTTATAAAACCTGGCTTTAGATCCTCGAGCATTCTCAAAAGATCTTCTCTCATGCCGTTCCAGTTCTTTCTGGGCATCAGAGAAACCATGTCGATTCTGAGGGTTCCACTGCCCAGAATGGAAATCGAAAGTCTCGAGTTGGTGGATGTCTTTGTGGGAATGAGATTCAACATGTACTTTTTCCAGCCACCAGCCGGTTGATGAAGCAAAACATTCCCTGAAGCCAGAACTTCGTTGTCATCAGTGATCAAAGCGGTGATCGTTCCTGTGAAATCACCACTGAGATAGGTGGAGAAGGTGTATTCCTGACCCTGAAACACCACAATTCCACCGTATCCCAGGTTCGTGAGAGTCGCTCTATCTGTTTCGGGAAATTTCAATTCAAAATAATGAGTGTTGTTTTCGTTGAGAGGATACGTTTCTTCTATGGAAGATTTCACAGAATCTCCTCTTTCGATCTGCCACCCTTCGTACTTTCTCGTTTTCTGCTCAAACGATCTGTTTCTCACAAGTTCTACGTAAAGTCCTCCATCGACTGCGTGATTTATATCTTCGAAAAATATTCCATGAAATGTCTCTGGAATTTCCGGCCCCTGCCGAGAAAAGTCAATCCTCAACACATGTTGAACCTCTCCGACGAGGAGGACCGAAATTGTTAAAGTCAAAACAAACAGGAATCTTTTCACTTTCTCACCCCTCAAATCATTCTTTTCCAACGGATCCCAGGTAGATTCCCTGCATGAGATACTTCCTGAAAACGATAAATATCACAAGAACGGGAGCCACAGAAATGAATGCGCCAGCCATAAGAGTTCCTATTCCTCTGTAAGGATCACCCCATCCTGCATTGAATCGAACGAGAGCTATTGGCAGTGTGAATTTCTCAGGTGAAGAAAGAACAAGGAGAGGCCAGAGAAAACTGTTCCAGTATCCTAAGAAAGACATCAATCCCAGAACAATCATTGCGGGTTTGATGTACGGCACTACTATGGTCACAAGAAATCTGAGTTTTGAACAACCATCTATCCATGCGGCATCCTCCAGTTCTCTGGGTATGCCAAGCATATACTGTCTCAGGAGAAAGACCCCAAAAGTTCCTCCGAGTCCTGGAAGAATGAGAGCCGCAAGTGTATCCATGAGCCCTAAACGATAGATAATAAAATAATGAGGTATTAGAAAGATGATCCCGGGAAAAGCAAGAACCGCTACATAGCTCCAAAATACGACTTTCTTTCCTTTGAACTTCAATCTGGAAAGAGCATAAGCAGCCGGGACAGCCACTACCAATCCTGCCAATGTTCCCAGAATGGAGACAATCAAACTATTGATTATTCCCTTTGAAACACTTATACCGCTCGCAGGTGCAAAGATTCGCTTATAATTATCCAGCGTGGGATTATCAGGGATCCACTTGGGTGGATACTCAGAGGTTGCCGTTGTTGATTCTTTCAAAGACGTGGAAAACATCCAGAATATGGGTGCATACCAGAGAGCAGCAAAAAGCCATAAAGCAACAGAGATGATAACTCTTAACAGTTTATTCTTTTTCTTCGACATCTCATTCTCCCTCCGCACCACGGATTGACTTTGTGAGAATAAAGAGATTTATCAATGCGAATCCGAAGATAATGATGAACATGTACCAGGAGATTGCCGCTGCACGACCAAGTTGTTGCCTTTCAAAGCCAACCATGTAGAGATAATAGACCATTGTTCTTGTACTTCCCGCAGGCCCTCCAGCGGTGAAGAAATACACCTGATCGAACAACCCAAAAGCTAGAAGGACCTGTCGCACAACATCGAAAAACAACACATTCCTCATCCAGGGCAGTGTGATATGTATGAATTGAGCCCATGGACCTGCTCCATCTATTTTTGCCGCTTCGTACTGTTCTGGAGGG
This window encodes:
- a CDS encoding FGGY-family carbohydrate kinase produces the protein MYLIGSDIGTQGTKSVIVNEKGEVLAEAFREYEVITPKPNWAEQWPDVWVKAVFETVKEVVEKSGVSRKEIAGIAISGLYGGSGIPVDKNMQPLRPCLIWMDRRAVKETEWVKQNVPKEKLFEITGNYVDSYFGFTKIMWIRNNEPEIWKKIYKFITPKDYVIYQMTREVVIDYSSAGNLGGVFDVRKLTWSKEMCDVLGIPIEFLPERIVKSSDVVGRVTKEASELCGLLEGTPVVAGGIDAPVAQLSAGALEEGEHVAMVGTSTCWGTVHDGSKLAFGLVNYPYVVYDTERIYTFGGSATTGALARWFKEQFGESETIVGERTGISPYQLFDKEVANIPAGSEGIIVLPYFMGERSPIWDPTARGVFFGVTLYHKRAHLYRALMEGGAYALRHNMEEGLKAGLKLNDECWIVGGVSKSSVWVKIFADVTGFKMRQVASLVEAPYGDAFLAGLGTGVIDKPERIKEWVKYRDPVEPDLENKKIYDRYYEVYRELYERTKDLMARL
- a CDS encoding sn-glycerol-1-phosphate dehydrogenase; the encoded protein is MKNILGKTFECSCGKTHEVPDIEILEASIREAPDIFPDAFFIADLNTASLVNLPGKRSFVFNERRPLATMENIEKVMKASGNFPEIVSIGSGSLTDIARYAAYLSGKRFSCVPTAPSVDAYTSTVAPILVNGVKKTFKAIPPGKILLDIEVLRNAPMDLLRAGVGDIVAKIPARMDWILSHVVTGENICDFVWNDMKDLLKEILLKSKDILNRERSAIKTLIEAHLVSGINMVIMGNSRPASGAEHMVSHLIEMFHEEKGEMPPFHGLTVMIGVFVSMKAYEALVEKKEIPLKDYSIEERRKELLELFEERKVEEFLKTYAEKKFPKIEADIVGEPLEDIYWEFFPHLKRTLETIDVNSVINSYSKDFLSRVVRLANTIRDRFTILDVFDEMKILKNFSEMVF
- a CDS encoding alpha-N-arabinofuranosidase, translated to MSYRIVVDPKKVVKPISRHIYGHFTEHLGRCIYGGIYEEGSPLSDERGFRKDVLEAVKRIKVPNLRWPGGNFVSNYHWEDGIGPKDQRPVRFDLAWQQEETNRFGTDEFIEYCREIGAEPYISINMGTGTLDEALHWLEYCNGKGNTYYAQLRRKYGHPEPYNVKFWGIGNEMYGEWQVGHMTADEYARAAKEYTKWMKVFDPTIKAIAVGCDDPIWNLRVLQEAGDVIDFISYHFYTGSEDYYETVSTVYLLKERLIGVKKLIDMVDTARKRGVKIALDEWNVWYRVSDNKLEEPYDLKDGIFACGVLVLLQKMSDIVPLANLAQLVNALGAIHTEKDGLILTPVYKAFELIVNHSGEKLVKTHVESETYNIEGVMFINKMPFSVENAPFLDAAASISEDGKKLFIAVVNYRKEDALKVPIRVEGLGQKKATVYTLTGPDVNARNTMENPNVVDITSETITVDTEFEHTFKPFSCSVIEVELE
- a CDS encoding L-ribulose-5-phosphate 4-epimerase codes for the protein MYEKERKELYNAHLLLEKYGLVAYTSGNVSVRIGDHVLIKPSGVPYTELKPEDFVVVDLEGNVIEGEKKPSVDTATHLYLYKHLDWAKSVIHTHSTFAMVWAILEKSIPVLCTAHADVFGEEIPLTEYAPVGSEAIGKAVLKVIGKSGAVLLRKHGVMIVGTSVDDAVKKAIFLEEVAKAAYFATLAGEPTSLPPDEVDRLYNQYHTKYGQK
- a CDS encoding GH39 family glycosyl hydrolase — encoded protein: MRWLMLILCFSTLVFADELVFDLSRTNGPLGFGAVGAHYALSEPDVPSVISLVPIRVRTVNQKPPYGLQHPGADAFRVMESFVKAGGEYLQVYLQDIYLNWPYEKNPDNNRDYVPDDYLEKVRESVRILEMLPYRDKIVYVPFNEPDAIWYGGLFWSSKRMKEFFTAWKAVYNTIKEVAPSAKIAGPNTTTYNSRFMKKFFEFCLQENCLPDLITWHELNLMDAEAGHAYYQDFRKIEKELGIRSLPICINEYALGKELSVPGRLMKWLARFEQSKVDGCLAYWHAAGNFSGLVEGNVPNSAWWLFREYVNMSGELVSATPSYTSISTLAVYDRNTKTLKVLLGGDDQEELTLTFRNTPFKERVYYEVWEIEWSGYTGIYISPDLLEKGYTEVLNGGFSLKLQNLSEMSAYLILVRKDEGSRQIYQSVWKWRQEAENAFLENCTVEIHGGGNNPPYSGEKVVFLDNTKSALSFKVEVPKDSLYLLEIWYLNGNAKSVKHKLEINDETFEVIFPPTLSGSYVGKVEIPVWLKKGMNTVKISRESGSQSVGVDRVGLRLYPKEQKFLICDYLTTKDGFLDSEKITLKRNDEVEFFVVVENDGYYSVKLNNDAIRELEVEINRVAREKVTSNQFTVFLQKGVNLLRLRNPSDNAIVLGSISFEKVEKDVKTYEAEEGTLTGNTRVENSEYASSGKFVAGIGRGKENALEIRFEVPEGNYYSLVIRYSNEETLGTHAYNLNVVDRYCRLIIDGEERDLFFRYTGGMDGFSTRILYLYLEKGVHTLRFENPNTEVSPAYVSVYGPNVDCISITPTFVK
- a CDS encoding PadR family transcriptional regulator, which translates into the protein MRDTKGHLKFLVLHIISQQPSHGYYIMKKISQIIGAEPPSPGALYPILSSLRKQKYIETYNEGKRKVYRLTDKGRKYLEEHKEEIKKALDFAERFRVFSEICGLSLRNVVDVIFKNAKDLTPEQKKKLKHATEDFERNVYNIIYGGKNSK
- a CDS encoding aldose epimerase family protein — encoded protein: MEYLMSHIEKEFFGATSEGIPVYQYTLINKNGMMAKIITYGAIVRELWVPDSSGTLSDVVLGFDTLQEYEAKNSNFFFGAIVGRYANRIAGGRFEIDGVTYQLALNDGDRPNALHGGVKGFYTRVFKAVPIKTPTGPSLVLKYLSHDGEEGYPGNLDLTVIYTLTNENELKVEYRATTDKPTVVNLTQHSYFNLAGDGSILDHELMINADNYTPVDDNLIPTGEIAPVEGTPFDLRSFKVLRDAIEPLKSTTTKGFDINYVLNGEDGKLKLAAVLRDKRSRRRMEVYTTEPGLQLYTGNFLDVKGKCGTYYGPYSGLCLEAQHFPDSPNHANFPSTILRPGEEYRQVTVYRFSVEV